In a genomic window of Pedobacter sp. KBS0701:
- a CDS encoding TonB-dependent receptor — MDLNFYPENLNRRKGSSHKKILVTGISVLCLLGAAVKANADTGYRKTALSTIVKNAPMSKRDVTLKGKIVDEKGETLVGVSIRLKGSTVIASTDAKGAFSITIPSTVSNPVLVVSYIGYTTQEVPVDGKTTISIQLKSSTNDLEEVVVVGYNTVKKSDLTGAVVSVGAKEIRSRPVTNALQAMQGKAAGVDITSNERPGQVGDIKIRGLRSLKASNSPLFVVDGIPLQAGGIDAINPNDIENIDVLKDASATAIYGSRGANGVVLVTTKKGKTGRLTMDYVGTATIETLNDRMEMMNSAQYIEFRRDAFRALPATDTRKYPTVATLAKDREIFAGDPYVLENIEKGWANGVYDGSLVPTTDWGDLVTRTGITQDHVLSVSGGTEKMKAYGSFGYLNQTGTQLGQDFERYSGKLSVEINPVKWFKMGLNITTTYSLQNYGFVAASASGAGNIYAAARGMLPMAIPYDPSGNRINLPGGDINIQNPILEADYNINLRKTLRALGSAFAEVNILKGLKYRINFGPDFSNFYNGKYQDAKSVNRDAGIPGSVNNYAQLNQSNKFAYTLDHLLYYDKTNNKHSFGVTLLQSSSLFQDESSSLTGSKINLIAPLWYGLRAGSITALDGFDTDFRKSTLESYMARVNYSFDSKYLLTASLRSDGASQLAEGNKWDFFPSAALAWRMDQENFMKNIKWVSQLKLRLGVGSTGNSSVDIGSTLGLLQPLTYTFGSAAQIGYVASDASLANPISFPNKLLSWEKTQQYNLGLDFDLLKGRINGSLDLYKSKTTDLILLKKINIINGYPTSYDNIGSTKNKGLDLTLNTVNVRTKDFSWESTLNFSTSRDEIVKLNGGDMVADLFFIGNGISVAYDYVKDGIWQDTPEDKIEMDKFKANGQTFLPGSIRIRDLNGDHKIDANSDRQILGRYTPSWSGGITNTFNYKGFDLSVFIIARYNFLIATGAESLQGRFAQRVLDYWTPTNPTNDYPAPNYGSAAGDQFKSAMNYQDGSFIKVRNISLGYNFADNMTKKLTLSRLRVYAQIINPGLIYSKIKWIDPDLGGSTFNRGVVFGINASF; from the coding sequence ATGGATCTTAATTTTTATCCAGAAAACCTAAATCGACGAAAAGGCTCTTCGCACAAGAAAATCCTGGTAACAGGCATATCTGTGCTATGCCTTTTAGGTGCTGCAGTCAAGGCAAATGCTGATACCGGCTATCGAAAAACAGCACTTTCAACTATAGTGAAAAACGCCCCGATGAGCAAACGGGACGTTACCTTGAAAGGCAAGATTGTTGATGAAAAAGGTGAAACCTTGGTTGGTGTGAGCATCAGACTGAAGGGTAGTACCGTTATAGCCTCTACCGATGCCAAAGGTGCTTTTTCCATTACTATTCCATCAACGGTGAGCAATCCGGTTTTGGTGGTTTCGTACATTGGCTATACCACACAGGAAGTACCTGTTGATGGAAAAACTACAATCAGCATTCAATTAAAAAGTTCGACCAATGATCTGGAAGAAGTTGTAGTAGTGGGATACAATACTGTTAAAAAGAGTGATTTAACAGGAGCAGTTGTAAGTGTTGGCGCTAAAGAAATCAGATCAAGACCGGTAACCAATGCCTTACAGGCCATGCAAGGCAAAGCGGCAGGTGTAGATATCACCTCAAATGAGCGTCCTGGTCAGGTTGGAGATATTAAAATCCGTGGTCTTAGATCTTTAAAAGCCAGTAACTCGCCCTTATTCGTGGTAGATGGTATTCCACTGCAAGCTGGCGGGATCGATGCCATTAATCCCAACGACATCGAAAATATCGATGTTTTAAAGGATGCCTCTGCAACAGCCATTTATGGCTCCAGAGGTGCCAATGGAGTGGTACTCGTAACGACCAAAAAAGGTAAAACCGGAAGATTAACCATGGATTATGTAGGTACGGCAACCATCGAAACCCTAAACGACAGGATGGAAATGATGAATTCAGCACAATATATCGAGTTTCGCCGCGATGCGTTTAGGGCATTGCCAGCAACCGATACCCGGAAATATCCAACCGTAGCTACGCTGGCTAAGGACAGAGAAATTTTTGCGGGAGACCCTTATGTGCTAGAAAACATAGAAAAGGGCTGGGCAAATGGTGTTTACGATGGCAGCCTGGTTCCTACTACCGATTGGGGCGATTTAGTTACCAGAACCGGAATTACCCAGGATCATGTGTTAAGTGTGAGTGGTGGTACTGAAAAGATGAAGGCGTATGGATCATTCGGCTACCTGAATCAAACCGGTACACAGCTGGGGCAGGATTTTGAAAGATACAGCGGTAAATTAAGTGTAGAGATTAATCCCGTTAAATGGTTTAAAATGGGACTTAACATCACAACAACCTATAGCCTGCAAAACTATGGTTTCGTTGCGGCCAGTGCTTCAGGCGCTGGTAATATTTATGCTGCTGCGCGAGGCATGCTTCCTATGGCTATTCCTTATGATCCGAGTGGCAATAGAATTAACCTGCCTGGTGGGGATATCAATATTCAGAATCCAATTCTCGAGGCCGATTACAACATCAATCTTCGTAAAACCCTAAGAGCCTTAGGTTCGGCTTTTGCTGAAGTTAATATTTTAAAAGGATTAAAATACCGCATTAATTTCGGCCCTGATTTCTCTAATTTCTATAATGGAAAGTACCAGGATGCAAAATCGGTAAACCGCGATGCCGGTATTCCGGGTTCGGTTAACAATTATGCGCAGTTAAACCAAAGCAATAAGTTTGCCTATACCCTTGATCATTTGTTGTATTACGACAAAACCAATAACAAGCACAGTTTTGGCGTAACCTTATTGCAGAGTTCTTCGCTGTTTCAGGATGAGTCTTCATCATTAACGGGTAGTAAAATCAATTTAATTGCTCCGCTTTGGTATGGATTAAGGGCAGGAAGCATTACCGCTCTGGATGGATTTGACACCGATTTCAGAAAATCTACACTCGAATCGTACATGGCAAGGGTAAACTACAGTTTTGACAGTAAGTACCTGTTAACCGCATCGTTACGTTCGGATGGAGCATCGCAGCTGGCCGAAGGCAACAAGTGGGATTTTTTCCCATCCGCAGCCCTGGCATGGCGTATGGATCAGGAAAATTTCATGAAAAACATCAAATGGGTAAGTCAATTGAAGTTGAGGCTTGGTGTGGGTAGTACCGGTAATTCATCAGTAGATATTGGTAGTACACTGGGCCTTTTGCAACCACTTACCTATACCTTTGGCAGTGCTGCCCAGATAGGTTATGTAGCATCAGATGCTTCTCTGGCCAACCCAATTTCATTTCCCAACAAATTGTTAAGCTGGGAAAAAACCCAACAGTATAATTTAGGCCTCGATTTCGACCTGCTAAAAGGAAGAATAAACGGTTCACTAGATCTCTATAAGTCTAAAACAACAGATCTGATCTTACTTAAAAAAATCAATATCATCAACGGTTATCCCACCTCTTATGATAACATTGGTTCGACCAAAAACAAAGGACTCGATTTAACTTTAAATACGGTTAATGTAAGAACAAAAGATTTTAGCTGGGAATCTACCCTGAATTTTTCGACCAGCAGAGACGAGATTGTGAAACTGAACGGTGGCGACATGGTTGCTGATCTTTTCTTTATCGGAAACGGGATCAGTGTAGCTTATGATTATGTTAAAGATGGCATTTGGCAAGATACACCGGAAGATAAGATCGAAATGGATAAGTTCAAGGCAAACGGACAAACATTTTTACCTGGAAGCATTAGGATCAGGGATTTAAATGGCGACCATAAAATTGATGCCAATAGCGACCGTCAGATACTGGGCCGCTATACACCAAGCTGGAGCGGTGGTATCACAAATACTTTTAACTACAAAGGTTTCGATTTATCTGTTTTTATTATTGCAAGGTATAATTTCCTTATCGCAACGGGTGCCGAATCATTGCAAGGCCGTTTTGCCCAACGGGTATTAGATTACTGGACGCCAACTAACCCTACCAACGATTATCCTGCACCTAATTATGGTAGTGCAGCAGGCGATCAGTTTAAAAGTGCTATGAACTACCAGGATGGTTCTTTTATTAAGGTTAGAAACATATCGTTGGGTTACAATTTTGCTGACAACATGACTAAAAAACTAACACTATCCAGATTAAGGGTTTATGCCCAGATAATCAATCCCGGTTTAATCTATTCGAAGATAAAATGGATAGATCCGGATTTAGGTGGATCCACCTTTAACAGAGGTGTTGTATTTGGCATTAATGCAAGTTTCTAA
- a CDS encoding RagB/SusD family nutrient uptake outer membrane protein: MKKIVNIISGVALLGSLMVLPTSCKKSFLDEEVINSRNTSDFQKTEGLDGLVIGMYQSLKFHFNYTWAYTSTNYGVDEFTVGGDRTEQMWNSYDGTLNSLNADVQAVFDNMYTNINSANIVIKNVPIYYTGANKNTRLGEGYFMRAFDYFKLVKQYGGVPLQLESLETIKDEFTRNSAKEVYEQVIQDFTQAYNLLPTAAAERGRITKWAAAHFLAKAYLFRASEMNNEWNGDTKTADLQNAIKYADLVIGSGQHSLATNYSDLWNFTAVDGANETNREIILAAQFSNNTATQGRYGNQVHLYYPSVYQTLPGMIRDIAGGREFQRMRSTDYALDVFDRVNDSRFWKSFKTRYIANNATSIPKWVKGSAPTPAQEGQPKFTVGEEAVLYIVNDAGDTRYTPIVPNADPALPTDLARRKPTMFVRYFAGQPQSYLNAHGNYSVNQYVALSKFMDGSRNLVASQFGQRDGILARLAETYLIAAEAYGRLGQYAQAIPYLNSVRDRAAYKDGEDRSSYVDGGISYKTNPAVTSAIVSYSDKNTYFESNNIPVTTTNTLSSMHLNSEADIFNSGKDFYDKVGASSNADKFTAFILDERSRELMGELMRWEDLARTKTLVARTAAFNLEAKPIASKHYLRPIPQSFLDVLKIGGEPLTAEQKQAMQNPGW, from the coding sequence ATGAAAAAGATTGTAAATATTATATCAGGAGTGGCTTTGTTAGGAAGCTTAATGGTGCTTCCCACTTCCTGTAAAAAAAGTTTCCTGGATGAGGAAGTGATCAACTCACGCAATACATCCGATTTTCAAAAAACAGAAGGATTAGATGGCCTGGTTATTGGTATGTACCAAAGTTTAAAATTCCATTTTAATTACACCTGGGCTTACACCAGCACCAATTATGGGGTAGATGAGTTTACTGTAGGTGGTGATAGAACCGAGCAAATGTGGAACTCCTATGATGGAACCTTAAATTCGTTAAATGCGGATGTGCAAGCTGTTTTTGATAACATGTACACCAATATTAATTCGGCCAATATTGTGATTAAAAATGTACCGATTTATTATACTGGTGCCAACAAAAATACCCGCCTGGGAGAAGGTTATTTTATGCGTGCCTTTGATTATTTTAAACTGGTTAAACAATATGGAGGAGTACCTTTGCAGCTTGAATCGTTAGAAACGATTAAAGATGAGTTTACAAGGAATTCAGCCAAAGAAGTATACGAACAGGTAATTCAGGATTTTACGCAAGCCTATAACCTGCTTCCAACAGCAGCAGCAGAAAGAGGAAGAATTACCAAATGGGCAGCAGCTCACTTTCTGGCCAAAGCCTATCTGTTCCGTGCGAGCGAAATGAATAATGAATGGAATGGCGATACCAAAACAGCCGATCTGCAAAATGCTATTAAATATGCAGATTTAGTAATTGGCAGCGGCCAGCATAGCTTAGCAACCAACTACAGCGATCTTTGGAACTTTACAGCTGTAGATGGCGCCAACGAAACCAACCGGGAAATTATCCTGGCTGCCCAATTTTCGAACAATACTGCAACCCAGGGAAGGTATGGTAACCAGGTACACCTTTATTATCCATCTGTTTATCAAACCCTTCCTGGAATGATACGCGATATAGCAGGCGGACGCGAATTTCAGCGGATGAGGTCGACAGATTATGCTTTAGATGTTTTTGACCGGGTAAATGATTCAAGATTCTGGAAAAGTTTCAAAACGCGTTATATAGCCAATAATGCAACCAGTATCCCTAAATGGGTTAAAGGCAGCGCCCCTACTCCAGCACAAGAAGGACAACCAAAATTTACCGTTGGGGAAGAGGCTGTTTTGTACATCGTAAACGATGCCGGCGATACCCGATATACCCCAATAGTTCCCAATGCCGATCCGGCTTTACCAACAGATCTTGCCCGCCGCAAACCAACTATGTTTGTAAGGTACTTTGCTGGTCAGCCCCAAAGCTACTTAAATGCCCACGGCAATTACAGTGTAAACCAATATGTGGCTTTATCTAAATTTATGGATGGTTCCAGAAATCTCGTAGCCTCACAGTTCGGACAGCGTGATGGAATTCTGGCCCGCCTTGCCGAAACCTATTTAATTGCCGCTGAAGCTTACGGACGATTGGGACAATATGCACAAGCTATCCCGTATTTAAATAGTGTTCGCGATCGCGCAGCCTATAAAGATGGAGAAGACCGTTCTTCTTATGTTGATGGCGGAATTTCTTATAAAACCAATCCTGCAGTAACTTCAGCAATTGTTTCCTATTCAGACAAAAACACGTATTTCGAATCGAACAATATCCCGGTAACTACAACCAATACATTATCTTCGATGCATTTAAATAGTGAAGCCGATATTTTTAACTCAGGCAAAGATTTTTACGATAAAGTTGGCGCAAGTTCCAATGCAGATAAATTCACTGCCTTTATTTTGGATGAACGCTCCAGGGAATTAATGGGCGAACTAATGAGATGGGAAGACCTGGCCCGCACCAAAACATTAGTAGCACGTACCGCTGCATTTAACCTCGAAGCTAAACCGATTGCAAGTAAACATTATCTGCGTCCTATTCCTCAAAGTTTCCTGGATGTACTTAAAATTGGTGGCGAACCATTAACTGCTGAGCAAAAACAAGCCATGCAAAATCCAGGCTGGTAA